Proteins encoded within one genomic window of Dyadobacter chenhuakuii:
- a CDS encoding DUF6922 domain-containing protein, with product MQNTNKPNIPSRLLWEFDYDSFDFKKSYKIVIERVLERGNLDNWREMIRFYSKSQILETIEWSSQIDEKDKRFSRLFINSDFVNVV from the coding sequence ATGCAGAACACTAACAAACCAAATATTCCATCAAGGCTCCTTTGGGAATTTGATTACGATAGTTTCGATTTTAAAAAATCGTATAAAATTGTAATTGAGCGGGTTTTAGAACGGGGGAATCTGGACAACTGGCGGGAAATGATCAGGTTCTATTCCAAAAGTCAAATTTTGGAGACGATTGAATGGTCATCTCAAATAGATGAAAAGGACAAGCGCTTTTCCAGATTATTCATTAACTCTGACTTTGTGAATGTTGTATAA
- a CDS encoding polysaccharide deacetylase family protein, with protein MTHCRRDAETHEKAGIAISFDDHFINEWFALRPMFRKYNAKVTFFITCPDSLTADEISKLKILQADGHEIGFHGTIHGKSTELIATGPDSYKNIELAPGLAHMAEAGFKPTSYAHPGGNHNARVDSVLLASGFKILRDVAISRRKIMGFQMYALAPRLMPWIYYNFDNERIVDALLIDEDSGLTDPEMQEALEKAKNDNTALMLFGHEPLYGKPQNGEYGFHVPFLEKILKEAARQNLKFYTMSELPDRN; from the coding sequence ATGACGCATTGTCGGCGGGATGCTGAAACGCATGAAAAGGCGGGGATAGCAATCTCTTTCGACGATCATTTTATCAACGAGTGGTTTGCATTGCGGCCGATGTTCCGGAAATACAATGCGAAAGTCACCTTTTTCATAACCTGTCCCGACAGCCTGACAGCCGACGAAATTTCTAAACTAAAAATATTGCAGGCCGACGGTCATGAGATCGGTTTTCACGGCACAATTCATGGTAAATCAACAGAATTGATTGCCACAGGGCCGGATAGTTATAAAAATATTGAACTGGCACCCGGCCTTGCACATATGGCCGAAGCAGGCTTTAAGCCCACTTCCTATGCGCATCCCGGAGGGAACCATAACGCCCGGGTTGACTCTGTGTTGCTAGCCAGCGGCTTTAAGATCTTGCGCGACGTGGCCATATCCAGAAGAAAAATTATGGGTTTTCAAATGTATGCCCTGGCGCCACGACTGATGCCCTGGATTTACTATAATTTTGATAATGAACGCATTGTGGATGCGCTGCTAATCGACGAAGACTCCGGATTAACCGACCCGGAAATGCAAGAAGCGCTGGAAAAAGCGAAAAATGATAACACGGCTTTAATGTTATTCGGACACGAGCCTTTATATGGAAAGCCGCAAAATGGCGAATACGGCTTTCATGTGCCATTTCTCGAAAAAATATTAAAGGAAGCAGCCAGACAAAATTTGAAATTCTACACCATGTCGGAATTGCCTGATAGGAATTGA
- a CDS encoding Rossmann-like and DUF2520 domain-containing protein has product MKISFVGSGNVAWHLAQAFEDAGHWICEVYSRDTQKARQLASYLYDTNIQPDLNFAESEADLIVIAVSDDALESVIERIVLPEGVMLVHTSGTRSLAEFQNLVEIYSDVYVHTGVFYPLQTFTKGLEMDYKELPFCIESKNELIENKLIQLAQSVSDNVSRMDSDERFILHVAAVFASNFTNYLLTVSQNMLEREQLNFDLLKPLIQTTIHKALLSNDPSLGQTGPARRGDWKTTNRHLEYLQETNEDWTEIYRLLTDKIRNFYISK; this is encoded by the coding sequence ATGAAAATCTCTTTCGTTGGTTCCGGAAACGTGGCCTGGCACCTTGCCCAGGCCTTTGAAGACGCCGGTCACTGGATTTGTGAAGTATATAGCCGCGACACCCAGAAAGCCCGCCAACTGGCTTCCTACCTGTATGATACCAACATTCAGCCGGACCTTAATTTTGCTGAAAGTGAAGCTGATCTCATCGTGATAGCCGTTTCCGATGATGCTCTGGAAAGTGTGATCGAACGCATCGTGCTCCCCGAAGGCGTAATGCTGGTCCACACCTCAGGAACCAGATCATTAGCAGAATTCCAGAACCTGGTCGAGATTTACAGCGACGTATATGTGCATACCGGTGTCTTTTACCCGCTTCAAACCTTCACAAAAGGATTGGAAATGGACTACAAAGAACTTCCATTTTGTATTGAATCAAAAAACGAACTGATTGAAAATAAGCTCATTCAATTGGCACAGAGCGTGAGTGACAATGTAAGCCGCATGGATTCCGATGAGCGCTTTATCCTGCATGTGGCAGCCGTATTTGCCAGCAATTTCACCAATTATCTTCTCACTGTTTCCCAAAATATGCTCGAAAGGGAACAGTTGAATTTTGATTTACTAAAACCCCTTATCCAAACCACCATTCACAAAGCATTGCTTTCCAATGATCCTTCGCTGGGCCAGACCGGGCCGGCAAGGCGTGGCGACTGGAAAACGACCAACCGGCATTTGGAATATTTGCAGGAAACCAATGAGGATTGGACGGAGATTTACAGGCTGCTGACGGATAAAATCAGGAACTTCTACATTTCAAAATAA
- a CDS encoding pyruvate dehydrogenase complex E1 component subunit beta gives MKELAFRDAIRDAMSEEMRLDKSIFLMGEEVAEYNGAYKASQGMLDEFGPERVIDTPIAELGFAGIAVGAAGNGLRPIVEFMTFNFSLVAIDQIINSAAKILSMSAGQYGCPIVFRGPTGNAGQLGAQHSQNFENWFANTPGLKVVVPSNPYDAKGLLKSSIRDNNPVIFMESEVMYGDKMQVPEEEYLIPLGKADVKRQGKDVTIVSFGKMIPRVVMPAVLQLEKEGIDVEVVDLRTVRPIDYPAVIESVKKTNRCVVVEEAWPLASISTEITYHIQRHAFDYMDAPVIRVTNRDVPLPYAPTLIEEILPSVKRVVEAVKSVLYK, from the coding sequence ATGAAAGAATTAGCATTCAGAGATGCCATTCGCGACGCCATGTCGGAAGAGATGCGCCTTGACAAGAGTATTTTTTTAATGGGAGAGGAAGTTGCAGAATACAACGGCGCCTATAAAGCAAGTCAGGGAATGTTGGACGAATTCGGTCCCGAGCGCGTGATCGATACGCCTATTGCTGAGCTTGGCTTTGCCGGGATCGCAGTAGGAGCTGCCGGAAACGGACTTCGCCCGATCGTTGAATTTATGACTTTCAACTTCTCTCTTGTTGCGATCGACCAGATCATCAACAGCGCAGCGAAAATTCTTTCCATGTCTGCCGGCCAGTATGGCTGCCCGATCGTTTTCCGCGGACCAACCGGTAACGCAGGACAATTGGGAGCGCAGCACTCGCAGAACTTTGAAAACTGGTTTGCTAACACGCCCGGTCTGAAAGTAGTAGTTCCTTCGAACCCATATGATGCGAAAGGACTTTTGAAATCGTCTATCCGCGACAACAACCCGGTAATCTTCATGGAATCGGAAGTAATGTACGGTGATAAAATGCAGGTTCCGGAGGAAGAATACCTGATCCCGCTGGGTAAAGCAGATGTGAAACGTCAGGGCAAGGATGTTACCATTGTTTCTTTTGGTAAAATGATCCCCCGCGTTGTGATGCCAGCCGTTTTGCAATTGGAAAAAGAAGGCATTGACGTAGAAGTGGTTGATTTGAGAACTGTTCGTCCTATCGATTATCCTGCGGTTATTGAATCTGTTAAGAAAACAAACCGCTGTGTGGTTGTGGAAGAGGCCTGGCCGCTTGCATCTATCTCAACAGAAATTACTTATCACATTCAGCGTCATGCATTTGATTATATGGATGCACCGGTGATCCGCGTAACCAACCGCGATGTGCCGCTTCCATACGCACCAACATTGATCGAAGAAATCCTGCCTAGCGTTAAGCGTGTGGTGGAAGCAGTAAAGTCGGTGCTTTACAAATAA
- a CDS encoding TraR/DksA family transcriptional regulator codes for MQEERTRYSEEELREFEELIRGKLEATMSELNYIKGGLSKKNDSGTEITAGSAKLVEDGADASERENLSQLAARLQKYSIQLENALVRIKNGTYGICIDTGKLIPKERLRIVPHTQQTIEAKLRRAS; via the coding sequence ATGCAAGAAGAACGCACAAGATATTCGGAGGAAGAGTTGAGGGAATTTGAAGAACTCATTCGCGGAAAACTCGAAGCGACAATGAGTGAGCTTAATTATATCAAGGGAGGTTTAAGTAAGAAGAACGACAGTGGTACGGAAATCACTGCTGGTTCGGCCAAGCTTGTAGAAGACGGCGCCGACGCCAGCGAACGTGAGAACCTGAGCCAGTTGGCTGCCAGATTACAGAAATACTCGATCCAGCTTGAAAACGCCCTGGTCCGCATCAAAAACGGCACCTACGGCATCTGCATTGACACCGGCAAGCTGATTCCTAAGGAAAGATTAAGAATCGTTCCTCATACCCAGCAAACCATCGAAGCAAAGCTGAGAAGAGCGAGCTAA
- a CDS encoding circularly permuted type 2 ATP-grasp protein, giving the protein MLTEAPVDLLQSYQNGLTSYDEVLDLNGKVKPYWKALFSQLERLGMDELKIRNQEIISKLRENGVTYNVYGTPDGLNRPWQLDPIPFLIEQKEWNGIAKGLQQRAILMDLILKDLYGPRNLVKDGIIPAELVFDNTGFFRPCIDIKVPGNNQLTMYAADMSRGPDGQMWIVDNRTQAPSGSGYTLENRVVMSKLLPELAEGMYVSKLSPFFNSLQNTVLKLSDKRKDAPNIVYLTPGPNNEAYFEHAYLASYLGYTLAQGDDLLVRNGCVWLKSIDGLQKVDVIIRRIDDDWCDPLELREDSRLGVPGLLQAIRLGNVQVLNPPGTSVLENHAFHAFMGNISNYFLGEKLIMPSVATWWCGHVKELNYVLEHMDELIIKKANRKTKFRSIYGRLMTFAEKEELKKMIIQRPHEFIAQQEVSLSTTPSLINGNIEPRYAALRAFMVADESGYHVMQGGLTRSSPVKDRFVISNQYGGLSKDTWIVSDKTEDIQEKIVLTSPISVNKHVSLPSRSAENLFWIGRYCERTMAVIKFMNITINVLNLDRNFGGSAKQEHIKILLQSLTHLSSTYPGFLEEEDLMSDPYTEIIDLISNTSRPGTIAANIGAFLNAVAAVRDQWDQEIWRIVDLIDNGYHEIRNASSMHNNNIQKTLDGLFNNMFTFLGVIAESMPRDNSFLLLETGKLIERILSRISVIQSNFGVKNTPGVENELIEATLINHHLLVNYRQIYKSHLSVEAMLDMVLLEKTLPYSLVYMLDELKNNISKLPVTTRSERLNEAQKFVLKAATLVKLADVSDLSKCNVGLERRELFNLLSEVSKLISSVSVNLTNMYFSHTFMHHSFYDPMDYDTDEI; this is encoded by the coding sequence ATGCTTACCGAGGCTCCTGTGGATCTTTTACAATCCTATCAAAACGGACTCACATCTTATGACGAAGTGCTGGATTTGAACGGGAAGGTAAAGCCGTACTGGAAAGCGCTATTTTCTCAGCTGGAAAGGCTGGGCATGGATGAACTGAAAATCCGGAACCAAGAAATCATCAGCAAGCTCCGGGAAAACGGGGTGACTTATAATGTATACGGCACGCCCGACGGCCTTAACCGTCCCTGGCAGCTGGACCCTATCCCTTTTTTAATTGAACAAAAAGAATGGAACGGCATTGCAAAAGGCTTGCAGCAGCGCGCAATCCTGATGGATCTGATCCTGAAAGACCTTTACGGACCCAGAAACCTGGTGAAAGACGGCATTATCCCGGCAGAACTCGTTTTTGACAACACCGGCTTTTTCCGCCCGTGCATTGACATAAAAGTGCCGGGCAATAATCAGCTGACCATGTACGCGGCCGATATGTCGCGCGGGCCCGATGGGCAGATGTGGATTGTGGACAACCGCACGCAGGCTCCGTCCGGGTCGGGTTATACATTGGAAAACCGTGTGGTAATGAGCAAGCTGCTTCCCGAATTGGCTGAGGGAATGTATGTTAGCAAGCTGTCGCCTTTTTTTAACAGTCTGCAAAACACAGTTTTAAAATTATCGGATAAAAGAAAAGACGCGCCGAACATTGTTTATCTCACGCCGGGACCAAATAACGAAGCCTATTTCGAGCACGCTTATCTGGCTTCCTACCTGGGCTATACACTCGCGCAGGGCGACGATCTGCTGGTTCGTAATGGCTGCGTTTGGTTGAAATCCATTGATGGTTTGCAAAAAGTGGACGTGATCATCCGCCGTATCGACGACGACTGGTGTGATCCGCTTGAACTGCGCGAAGATTCCCGTTTGGGCGTTCCCGGATTATTGCAGGCCATCAGGCTTGGTAATGTGCAGGTTTTGAACCCGCCGGGGACGAGTGTTTTGGAAAATCATGCATTTCATGCCTTTATGGGCAATATTTCCAATTATTTTTTAGGTGAAAAACTGATTATGCCCTCCGTGGCCACCTGGTGGTGCGGGCATGTGAAAGAGCTCAATTACGTGCTGGAACACATGGATGAGCTGATCATTAAGAAAGCAAATCGCAAAACGAAATTCAGGTCAATTTACGGGAGGCTGATGACTTTTGCTGAAAAGGAAGAGCTGAAAAAAATGATCATTCAGCGGCCGCACGAGTTCATTGCACAACAGGAAGTGAGCTTGTCCACAACGCCGTCCCTCATCAATGGCAACATTGAGCCGCGTTATGCTGCATTAAGGGCATTTATGGTAGCCGATGAAAGTGGTTATCACGTCATGCAAGGCGGACTGACGCGGAGCTCACCGGTTAAGGACCGTTTTGTGATTTCAAATCAATATGGCGGGTTGTCGAAGGACACCTGGATTGTGTCGGACAAAACGGAAGACATTCAGGAAAAGATCGTTTTGACTTCACCGATCTCGGTTAACAAGCACGTCTCGCTCCCCAGCCGCAGCGCGGAAAATCTGTTCTGGATAGGGCGTTATTGCGAGCGGACGATGGCCGTTATCAAGTTTATGAACATTACGATCAATGTGCTTAACCTGGACAGGAATTTCGGCGGCTCAGCGAAGCAGGAGCACATTAAGATCCTGTTGCAATCACTCACACATTTGTCTTCCACTTATCCGGGTTTTCTGGAAGAGGAGGATTTAATGTCAGATCCTTACACTGAGATCATTGACCTGATTTCCAACACCAGCCGTCCAGGCACCATTGCGGCCAATATCGGTGCATTTCTGAATGCTGTTGCAGCGGTGCGGGACCAGTGGGACCAGGAGATCTGGCGGATCGTGGATTTGATCGATAATGGTTATCATGAGATCCGCAATGCGTCGTCGATGCATAACAATAACATTCAGAAGACTCTTGATGGATTGTTCAATAATATGTTCACGTTTTTGGGCGTGATAGCAGAAAGTATGCCGCGCGACAACAGCTTTTTGCTCCTCGAAACGGGCAAGCTGATCGAGCGCATCCTGTCGCGGATCAGTGTTATCCAATCTAATTTTGGTGTAAAAAACACGCCTGGCGTTGAAAATGAGCTGATCGAGGCGACATTGATCAACCATCATTTGCTGGTAAATTACCGGCAGATCTATAAGTCGCATTTGAGCGTGGAAGCGATGCTGGATATGGTTTTGTTGGAAAAAACATTGCCTTACTCGCTGGTTTATATGCTCGATGAGCTGAAAAACAACATTAGCAAGCTGCCCGTAACAACCCGGAGCGAAAGGCTTAATGAGGCGCAGAAATTCGTTTTGAAGGCGGCCACATTGGTCAAGCTGGCGGATGTGAGCGATTTGAGCAAATGCAATGTGGGATTGGAAAGACGGGAATTGTTCAACCTCCTTTCGGAAGTATCCAAGCTCATCAGCTCCGTTTCGGTGAACCTGACCAACATGTATTTCAGCCACACTTTTATGCATCATTCATTTTACGATCCGATGGATTACGATACGGATGAAATATAA
- a CDS encoding metallophosphoesterase family protein codes for MKILHTADWHIGKKLDNYSRLEEQRLVLAEICEIAEAEQVDAVVVAGDLFDNFNPSSEATELLYSTLHRLSANGSRAVIAIAGNHDSPERIQVPDALAKVCGIIFVGFPNTEISQFCTQAKVDILRTAKGFVEIELPNASFPLRILHTPYANEQRLKTFLGVEDSEEALRVHLQQHWQELADKYLDDAGFNLLITHLFVMKKGEPVPEEPEEERPILHIGGAQAIYTENFPDKIHYIALGHLHRYQVIDKTPAPAIYSSSPLAYSFSEANQTKYVVLIEAEAGKLVSYRAIELTKGKKLRRRSFNDIDKAIEWLGEHSEDLIELTIVSNNYLEATDKKRLNEAHPGIIQIIPQIKKSELATTTSEIDLSLSMEKLFQEYFKTKNKGQEPSDGLMAVFREVLGTEEEN; via the coding sequence ATGAAAATCCTCCACACCGCCGACTGGCACATTGGTAAAAAGCTCGACAATTATTCCAGGCTCGAAGAACAACGGCTCGTGCTGGCAGAAATTTGTGAGATCGCCGAAGCCGAGCAGGTCGATGCAGTTGTCGTAGCAGGAGATTTGTTTGATAATTTCAATCCTTCTTCGGAAGCCACAGAGCTATTATACAGCACATTACACCGCCTCTCCGCCAACGGGAGCCGCGCTGTGATCGCCATTGCAGGCAACCACGATTCCCCGGAACGCATTCAGGTTCCGGACGCATTGGCGAAAGTTTGCGGGATCATTTTTGTTGGTTTTCCAAACACCGAAATCTCGCAATTCTGCACGCAGGCGAAGGTTGACATTCTTCGGACTGCGAAAGGATTTGTTGAAATTGAGCTTCCTAATGCCAGTTTCCCGTTAAGAATTCTGCACACACCTTATGCGAACGAGCAGCGTTTGAAGACTTTTTTGGGTGTAGAAGATTCAGAAGAAGCGCTTCGCGTCCATTTGCAACAGCATTGGCAGGAACTAGCAGACAAGTATCTGGATGATGCGGGCTTCAATTTACTGATTACCCATTTGTTCGTCATGAAAAAAGGCGAGCCGGTGCCCGAAGAGCCTGAGGAAGAGCGCCCTATCCTGCACATTGGTGGCGCACAAGCCATTTATACCGAAAATTTCCCGGACAAAATACATTACATTGCCCTCGGACATTTGCACCGTTACCAGGTTATTGATAAAACACCAGCGCCAGCCATTTATTCCAGCAGCCCGCTCGCTTACAGCTTTTCGGAAGCGAACCAAACCAAATATGTGGTCCTGATAGAAGCAGAAGCCGGAAAGCTCGTTTCCTACCGCGCGATCGAGCTCACCAAAGGCAAAAAACTACGCAGAAGAAGCTTTAACGACATTGACAAAGCCATCGAATGGCTCGGCGAGCACAGTGAAGACCTCATTGAACTTACCATCGTTTCCAACAATTACCTGGAAGCCACCGACAAAAAACGCCTGAACGAAGCCCATCCCGGCATCATCCAGATCATCCCCCAAATCAAAAAGAGCGAACTCGCAACCACCACTTCCGAAATCGACCTTTCCCTAAGCATGGAAAAGCTCTTCCAGGAATACTTCAAAACCAAAAACAAAGGCCAGGAACCCTCCGATGGATTAATGGCGGTTTTTAGGGAGGTTTTAGGGACTGAGGAGGAAAACTGA
- a CDS encoding acyltransferase family protein, with protein MEKKRYFPNLNGIRCIAALLVVFHHLEQAKHALGIANIYELPIIQHAGRLGVGLFFVLSGFLITYLLLEERGRFGDVDTKKFYLRRVFRIWPIYFLIIGLSFFVFPHIELLSFPGTDEKITIHAAERLTLLLLVLPNFAFVLYDLPYWCAQTWSIGVEEQFYYLWPWLIKYPKKRIPIILLFLGITAAILFIGLHYVNVDEETKSTMISTFLGQFRIQTMALGGLCAWLVYKQKTNVLQVVFRKDLQIVVYTLLIALFLSGIHFYGFLEVYALFFAFFILNVSCNPNTIVSLNNGVMNHLGKISYGLYLYHVAVIVFIINVLNKYLPDWTGTSYHIGLYVLTFLGSVAVASLSYSYFEKPLLAYKDKRFGR; from the coding sequence GTGGAAAAAAAGCGTTACTTCCCAAATCTCAACGGAATCCGGTGCATTGCGGCCCTTTTGGTTGTTTTTCACCATTTGGAGCAGGCCAAACATGCTTTGGGAATTGCCAATATTTACGAGCTTCCCATTATTCAGCACGCTGGCAGGCTTGGCGTTGGCCTTTTCTTCGTGCTTAGCGGCTTTTTGATCACTTATTTATTATTGGAAGAACGCGGGCGTTTTGGTGATGTGGATACTAAAAAGTTCTACTTGCGACGGGTCTTTCGGATCTGGCCCATTTACTTCCTCATTATAGGCCTCTCTTTTTTCGTTTTCCCGCACATTGAGTTGCTAAGCTTTCCCGGGACCGACGAGAAAATCACGATTCACGCCGCCGAGCGGTTAACATTGCTGCTTTTGGTTTTGCCCAATTTCGCTTTCGTGCTGTATGACTTGCCTTACTGGTGCGCTCAAACGTGGTCCATTGGTGTCGAGGAGCAGTTCTACTATCTGTGGCCCTGGCTGATCAAATATCCAAAAAAGCGCATTCCGATCATTCTCCTTTTCCTGGGCATTACGGCAGCAATCCTGTTCATTGGCTTGCATTATGTGAATGTTGATGAAGAAACGAAAAGCACAATGATCTCAACTTTTCTGGGCCAATTCCGGATCCAGACGATGGCTTTGGGTGGGTTATGCGCCTGGCTGGTTTACAAGCAAAAAACAAACGTCCTGCAAGTGGTTTTCAGAAAAGATCTTCAAATTGTCGTCTATACGCTGCTGATCGCCCTTTTCCTTTCCGGAATCCATTTTTACGGCTTTCTTGAAGTTTACGCCCTTTTCTTTGCCTTTTTTATTCTGAATGTTTCCTGTAATCCAAACACGATAGTCAGTCTGAACAATGGTGTGATGAATCATTTGGGTAAAATCTCTTATGGACTTTACTTATATCACGTAGCTGTGATTGTGTTCATTATCAATGTTTTGAACAAATATCTACCCGATTGGACCGGCACATCTTACCACATTGGCCTGTATGTGTTGACTTTCTTAGGATCGGTTGCAGTGGCGTCGCTTTCTTACTCTTACTTTGAAAAACCGTTGTTAGCCTACAAAGACAAGCGCTTCGGGAGATAA
- a CDS encoding KdsC family phosphatase codes for MNAALIDRFKRITTFIFDIDGVMTDGSVIALESGEQPRSFNVKDGYGINRAIKMGYRVAIISAQNQMGVRKRLEYLGVSDIFIGTSPDGKLPIFKKYLEETNLTEDEIVFMGDDLPDYEVMRTNVLSACPADSVDEILALSDYISPKNGGHGAVRDLIEQVMKAQGKWMAWFQ; via the coding sequence ATGAATGCAGCACTAATAGACCGCTTTAAACGCATTACAACCTTTATTTTCGACATCGACGGCGTCATGACAGACGGCAGCGTGATTGCGCTGGAAAGCGGAGAACAGCCTCGTAGTTTTAATGTAAAGGACGGTTACGGCATCAATCGCGCGATTAAGATGGGTTACCGGGTGGCTATTATTTCTGCACAAAATCAAATGGGTGTCCGCAAACGGCTTGAATATCTGGGCGTATCGGACATTTTCATCGGAACTTCACCGGATGGGAAGTTGCCGATTTTTAAAAAATATCTCGAAGAAACCAATCTCACAGAAGACGAGATCGTGTTCATGGGCGACGATCTGCCCGATTATGAAGTGATGCGGACCAATGTGCTGAGCGCCTGCCCGGCAGATTCGGTGGACGAAATCCTCGCATTATCCGACTATATATCTCCTAAAAACGGCGGTCACGGCGCAGTACGCGACCTGATCGAACAAGTAATGAAGGCTCAGGGCAAATGGATGGCTTGGTTTCAATAA
- a CDS encoding transglutaminase family protein: MKYKLIHKTEYKYAEAVNNYHSLVCLAPRSLPNQLCQNFDIQISPEPSQIIDRKDFYGNTTHYFSLHSPHKTLTVLTTAMVERLTEETGSLFLPSEISCEAARQQLLGDRALKISLLEYMLPSPMIKWDQEVRNFAKDCFQEGMPLYACVEALCAKIFHEFDFVPDFTTVHTPIKDVIAAKKGVCQDFSHLAIACIRSFGFAARYVSGYLETLPPPGKQKLQGSDASHAWISVYIPDFGWCDFDPTNNIVPGERHIVTAWGRDYSDVPPLKGIIFSYGKHTLKVEVDVIPV; encoded by the coding sequence ATGAAATATAAGCTGATTCACAAAACGGAATATAAATACGCGGAGGCGGTCAATAATTATCATAGTCTGGTGTGCCTCGCGCCGCGCTCGCTGCCGAATCAGCTGTGCCAGAATTTCGACATTCAAATTTCCCCCGAACCTTCGCAGATCATCGACCGGAAGGATTTTTACGGAAATACAACCCATTATTTCTCCCTGCATTCCCCGCACAAAACGCTTACCGTACTCACAACAGCCATGGTGGAGCGGCTTACCGAGGAAACCGGGTCTTTGTTTTTGCCCTCCGAAATCTCCTGCGAAGCAGCCCGTCAGCAACTTCTGGGCGACCGGGCGCTGAAAATTTCGCTGCTGGAATACATGCTGCCGAGCCCTATGATCAAATGGGATCAGGAGGTGCGGAATTTTGCAAAAGATTGTTTTCAGGAAGGAATGCCGCTATATGCTTGTGTGGAAGCGCTTTGCGCCAAGATTTTCCATGAATTCGATTTTGTTCCGGATTTTACAACCGTGCATACGCCTATTAAGGATGTTATTGCAGCTAAAAAGGGTGTTTGCCAGGATTTTTCGCATCTGGCCATTGCCTGCATCCGGAGTTTCGGCTTTGCTGCACGCTATGTGAGCGGCTATCTGGAAACGCTGCCGCCGCCCGGAAAGCAGAAATTACAAGGCTCGGATGCGTCGCATGCCTGGATCTCGGTGTACATTCCCGACTTCGGCTGGTGCGATTTTGACCCGACCAATAACATTGTTCCCGGTGAACGGCACATTGTCACTGCCTGGGGCCGCGATTACAGCGACGTGCCACCATTGAAGGGCATCATTTTCAGTTATGGAAAACACACGCTGAAAGTGGAAGTGGATGTAATTCCCGTGTGA
- a CDS encoding nucleotidyl transferase AbiEii/AbiGii toxin family protein, producing the protein MLYKDPFVIHPDTFKLIQRIQAIPELKNFYLVGGTSLALQIGHRNSIDIDLFTNVTFETSELIELLRESFKVEVAYQKSTNNLFTFIDNIKTDFIRHDYTLIKQPQIEEGITLLGLEDIAAMKVNAIINSGKRLKDFVDIYFLLEHFSLNEIISFFETKYPHMNPLIALKSLSYFYDIDPEMDPPKMKVKLPISKIQQRIEQAIISGNKLFQ; encoded by the coding sequence ATGTTGTATAAAGACCCTTTCGTAATTCATCCGGATACGTTTAAGCTGATTCAGCGAATCCAGGCTATTCCTGAGTTGAAAAACTTTTATCTGGTTGGAGGCACTTCCCTCGCATTACAAATCGGACACCGAAATTCCATCGATATCGACCTGTTTACGAATGTAACATTTGAAACAAGTGAGTTAATCGAGTTGCTACGCGAATCCTTCAAAGTAGAAGTTGCCTATCAAAAGAGTACAAATAATCTTTTCACCTTTATCGATAACATCAAGACAGATTTCATTCGCCATGATTATACATTGATAAAACAGCCCCAAATAGAAGAAGGAATTACTTTGTTAGGTTTGGAAGATATCGCAGCTATGAAAGTGAATGCCATTATAAATTCCGGCAAGCGACTGAAAGACTTTGTGGACATTTACTTTCTGCTCGAACACTTTTCGCTGAATGAAATTATTTCATTTTTTGAAACAAAGTATCCACACATGAACCCGTTAATTGCATTGAAATCGTTATCCTATTTCTATGATATAGATCCCGAAATGGATCCACCTAAAATGAAGGTTAAGCTGCCAATTTCGAAGATTCAGCAACGCATAGAGCAGGCTATTATCTCAGGAAACAAGCTTTTCCAATAA